One genomic segment of Oncorhynchus nerka isolate Pitt River linkage group LG16, Oner_Uvic_2.0, whole genome shotgun sequence includes these proteins:
- the trim65 gene encoding E3 ubiquitin-protein ligase TRIM65 isoform X2: METHNLSCAICLDRFKVPVTIPCGHTFCRDCITIHWDTKSKSDIGPHCPICNEKFPTRPILKRNVSLSVLAEATANSAGAFGRDTVPVMRGDMARATPLILCDRHKKPLVYYCRKDNMCVCCECAISECKNHEKVLVEAEKENRELLLRRKSVEVGICMEKTERSIAELTENITKAKVTLQQTSHWVNAKFSMLLNVLAEKQESTENFIEQEKEASLSQGEARLEELQERAKQLGERQSQIATLRNLPDIQLIQESRLVEVPRMKDIPVDVTPNLQERLSGVTDVLSRISKLVSEDLEKAVSTAVGQDKQGSPQDKRPVLAVVPSPAAPCHPAGKEGLSEYRCTLTFDPRTANSHLLLCQENLRAEHLTSGPRPVPAHEARFDHTWQVLCFQGFKHGKHYWELELSKPWAYLGVRRCEGHGSRMICDLRGHPQEGKGEKVHGGNERSVLEPPAG, encoded by the exons atggagaccCATAATTTGTCCTGTGCCATTTGCTTGGACCGCTTCAAAGTCCCAGTCACCATCCCATGTGGTCACACCTTCTGTCGAGACTGCATCACGATTCACTGGGACACCAAGTCCAAGTCCGACATCGGGCCGCATTGCCCTATCTGCAATGAGAAATTCCCCACTAGACCCATCCTGAAACGCAACGTGTCCCTGTCCGTCCTGGCTGAGGCCACAGCGAACAGTGCCGGTGCATTCGGTAGAGACACTGTACCGGTTATGAGGGGCGACATGGCCAGAGCCACGCCCCTGATTCTGTGTGACCGACACAAGAAGCCCCTGGTGTACTACTGCCGGAAGGACAACATGTGTGTGTGCTGCGAGTGTGCCATCTCCGAGTGTAAGAACCACGAGAAAGTGCTGGTGGAGGCTGAGAAGGAGAACCGAGAG TTACTACTGAGGAGGAAGAGTGTGGAGGTGGGAATATGTATGGAGAAGACTGAGAGGAGCATCGCTGAGCTGACAGAGAACATCACCAAAGCCAAG GTGACCCTGCAGCAGACCTCCCACTGGGTGAATGCCAAGTTCTCCATGCTGTTGAACGTGCTAGCAGAGAAACAGGAGTCTACAGAGAACTTCATTGAGCAGGAGAAGGAGGCTTCCCTCTCCCAGGGGGAGGCTAGGTTGGAGGAGCTACAGGAGAGGGCCAAGCAACTCGGGGAGCGCCAGAGCCAGATCGCAACTCTTCGCAACCTGCCCGACATCCAGCTAATACAG GAGtctcggctggtggaggtccctCGCATGAAGGACATTCCAGTGGATGTGACCCCTAACCTGCAGGAGAGGCTCAGCGGGGTGACAGACGTCCTCTCACGGATCTCCAAGCTAGTGTCTGAGGACCTGGAGAAGGCTGTGTCTACAGCTGTGGGGCAGGACAAGCAAG GTTCTCCCCAGGATAAGCGCCCTGTCCTGGCTGTGGTCCCCAGTCCTGCTGCTCCATGCCACCCCGCTGGGAAGGAGGGCCTCAGTGAAT ACCGCTGCACCCTGACCTTTGACCCTCGCACAGCCAACAGTCACCTGCTCCTCTGCCAGGAGAACCTACGGGCGGAACACCTGACCTCTGGGCCGCGCCCTGTCCCAGCCCACGAAGCTCGCTTTGACCACACCTGGCAGGTGCTCTGCTTCCAGGGCTTCAAACACGGAAAGCACTACTGGGAGCTGGAGTTGTCCAAGCCATGGGCCTACCTGGGGGTAAGAAGATGTGAAGGCCATGGCAGCCGAATgatat GTGACTTACGAGGGCATCCCCAGGAAGGAAAAGGGGAAAAGGTGCATGGTGGGAATGAACGATCTGTCCTGGAGCCTCCAGCTGGATGA
- the trim65 gene encoding E3 ubiquitin-protein ligase TRIM65 isoform X1, with the protein METHNLSCAICLDRFKVPVTIPCGHTFCRDCITIHWDTKSKSDIGPHCPICNEKFPTRPILKRNVSLSVLAEATANSAGAFGRDTVPVMRGDMARATPLILCDRHKKPLVYYCRKDNMCVCCECAISECKNHEKVLVEAEKENRELLLRRKSVEVGICMEKTERSIAELTENITKAKVTLQQTSHWVNAKFSMLLNVLAEKQESTENFIEQEKEASLSQGEARLEELQERAKQLGERQSQIATLRNLPDIQLIQESRLVEVPRMKDIPVDVTPNLQERLSGVTDVLSRISKLVSEDLEKAVSTAVGQDKQGSPQDKRPVLAVVPSPAAPCHPAGKEGLSEYRCTLTFDPRTANSHLLLCQENLRAEHLTSGPRPVPAHEARFDHTWQVLCFQGFKHGKHYWELELSKPWAYLGVTYEGIPRKEKGKRCMVGMNDLSWSLQLDERQLSAWHNGRRETVAGHSHHSRIGILLDYEAGTLTYYGDGHTRLHAFHCAFTQELFPACWIGEGVSITLCSP; encoded by the exons atggagaccCATAATTTGTCCTGTGCCATTTGCTTGGACCGCTTCAAAGTCCCAGTCACCATCCCATGTGGTCACACCTTCTGTCGAGACTGCATCACGATTCACTGGGACACCAAGTCCAAGTCCGACATCGGGCCGCATTGCCCTATCTGCAATGAGAAATTCCCCACTAGACCCATCCTGAAACGCAACGTGTCCCTGTCCGTCCTGGCTGAGGCCACAGCGAACAGTGCCGGTGCATTCGGTAGAGACACTGTACCGGTTATGAGGGGCGACATGGCCAGAGCCACGCCCCTGATTCTGTGTGACCGACACAAGAAGCCCCTGGTGTACTACTGCCGGAAGGACAACATGTGTGTGTGCTGCGAGTGTGCCATCTCCGAGTGTAAGAACCACGAGAAAGTGCTGGTGGAGGCTGAGAAGGAGAACCGAGAG TTACTACTGAGGAGGAAGAGTGTGGAGGTGGGAATATGTATGGAGAAGACTGAGAGGAGCATCGCTGAGCTGACAGAGAACATCACCAAAGCCAAG GTGACCCTGCAGCAGACCTCCCACTGGGTGAATGCCAAGTTCTCCATGCTGTTGAACGTGCTAGCAGAGAAACAGGAGTCTACAGAGAACTTCATTGAGCAGGAGAAGGAGGCTTCCCTCTCCCAGGGGGAGGCTAGGTTGGAGGAGCTACAGGAGAGGGCCAAGCAACTCGGGGAGCGCCAGAGCCAGATCGCAACTCTTCGCAACCTGCCCGACATCCAGCTAATACAG GAGtctcggctggtggaggtccctCGCATGAAGGACATTCCAGTGGATGTGACCCCTAACCTGCAGGAGAGGCTCAGCGGGGTGACAGACGTCCTCTCACGGATCTCCAAGCTAGTGTCTGAGGACCTGGAGAAGGCTGTGTCTACAGCTGTGGGGCAGGACAAGCAAG GTTCTCCCCAGGATAAGCGCCCTGTCCTGGCTGTGGTCCCCAGTCCTGCTGCTCCATGCCACCCCGCTGGGAAGGAGGGCCTCAGTGAAT ACCGCTGCACCCTGACCTTTGACCCTCGCACAGCCAACAGTCACCTGCTCCTCTGCCAGGAGAACCTACGGGCGGAACACCTGACCTCTGGGCCGCGCCCTGTCCCAGCCCACGAAGCTCGCTTTGACCACACCTGGCAGGTGCTCTGCTTCCAGGGCTTCAAACACGGAAAGCACTACTGGGAGCTGGAGTTGTCCAAGCCATGGGCCTACCTGGGG GTGACTTACGAGGGCATCCCCAGGAAGGAAAAGGGGAAAAGGTGCATGGTGGGAATGAACGATCTGTCCTGGAGCCTCCAGCTGGATGAGCGCCAGCTGAGTGCCTGGCACAACGGCCGCCGGGAGACGGTGGCTGGCCACTCCCACCACTCCCGCATCGGAATTCTGCTGGACTACGAGGCTGGAACACTGACGTACTATGGAGACGGGCATACGCGGCTGCATGCCTTCCACTGTGCCTTCACTCAGGAGCTGTTCCCCGCCTGTTGGATAGGGGAGGGCGTGAGCATCACCCTCTGCTCGCCATGA